A portion of the Macrobrachium nipponense isolate FS-2020 chromosome 12, ASM1510439v2, whole genome shotgun sequence genome contains these proteins:
- the LOC135224897 gene encoding glycine, alanine and asparagine-rich protein-like translates to MTLPDSTKASFTPQLLAKMKVLWILVLAAATVSARSASTGNTRALIGKPVSVSQVSEVSSARKEEEENEVAADPDSDDLDAESILSDFEEAQEESAANSRIEGRTRGAAGQGGGSEGAQGGAAGGDSRFLGLDSLANLGQNLIGGLLGAIGNPNFGGGLGGLGGGNNPGLGGGFGGLGGGLQPGLGGGFGGLGGGLQPGLGGGFGGLGGGLQPGLGGGLNPGFGGGFGGPGLGGNFGGPGFGGGFGGSGFGGPGFGGGFGGRPTGSGFGGGFGGRPTGGFGGGFGGRPTGGFGGGFGGRPTGGFGSGFPIGPGAGPVTFGWSFQYAKCRTRADWQAFLRAAYGSKEHGDMVRDLTGLYKVQKGTTLASYRSPEVLLTDYGREFVNKTLECLAEVMGIQKVTIIPYRHEANRLCERANRKVLEALRKLCPRIKLLYPCKEHPSIISALLFAKMKVLWLLLLSTAAVAAQTDVRDLLGKPVSVVGQEDSDNDDLEALGGVQARSTPVIEGRTRGGGGGRGRGRGGRNRGNRVVGGGGLQSGSLLGAFLGAIGNPNFASQAGGGSPVGGGFGGQAAGGFGGQPVGGLGGGFGGQPVGGFGGQPAGGLGGGFGGQPVGGFGGRPLGGFGGRPVGGVGGRPFGGFGGGFQPGFGGGLSPGFGGGISPGFGGGFGPGFGGGFGGFKPGQCPPVRPACPPVRSHFGPQPCNSDGNCSGVDKCCFDICLQQAVCKPPQGGFGR, encoded by the exons ATGACCCTCCCTGATAGCACCAAAGCATCGTTTACCCCACAGCTGCTAGCAAAG ATGAAGGTCCTCTGGATACTCGTTCTGGCCGCGGCCACCGTGTCGGCCCGCAGCGCTAGCACAGGCAAcacgcgcgctctcattggcaAACCGGTTAGCGTCAGTCAGGTGTCAGAGGTCAGCAGCGctcgcaaagaagaagaagaaaacgaagtcgcagctgaccctgATTCGGACGACCTCGACGCCGAAAGCATCCTCTCCGACTTcgaagaagcccaggaggagtcCGCCGCAAATTCCAGGATTGAGGGAAGGACCCGGGGTGCCGCTGGGCAAGGCGGCGGCAGCGAAGGCGCTCAAGGTGGCGCTGCAGGAGGAGACAGTAGGTTCCTCGGCCTCGATTCCCTCGCCAACCTCGGCCAGAATTTGATTGGAGGATTGCTAGGAGCCATCGGCAACCCTAACTTCGGAGGTGGACTGGGCGGTCTTGGAGGAGGCAACAACCCTGGACTGGGAGGAGGTTTCGGCGGACTTGGCGGCGGTTTGCAGCCTGGTCTTGGAGGAGGTTTCGGCGGACTTGGCGGCGGTTTGCAGCCTGGTCTTGGAGGAGGTTTCGGCGGACTTGGCGGCGGTTTGCAGCCTGGTCTTGGAGGAGGCCTCAACCCTGGATTCGGGGGAGGCTTCGGCGGACCTGGCTTGGGAGGAAACTTCGGAGGACCTGGTTTTGGAGGCGGCTTTGGTGGATCTGGCTTTGGTGGACCTGGCTTTGGAGGCGGCTTTGGTGGAAGGCCTACCGGATCCGGCTTTGGAGGCGGCTTCGGTGGAAGGCCTACCGGCGGTTTTGGAGGCGGCTTCGGTGGAAGGCCTACCGGTGGCTTTGGAGGCGGTTTTGGCGGAAGGCCTACCGGTGGCTTTGGATCTGGGTTCCCTATCGGGCCTGGTGCAGGACCGGTGACCTTCGGTTG gagttttcaatatgcaaaatgtcGAACCCGGGCTGATtggcaagcatttttaagagcagcttatggctcaaaggaacacggggatatggtgagagatcttACAGGACTATATAAAGTACAGAAAGGCACAACACTAGCCTC ATATAGATCACCCGAGGTTCTATTGACCGActatggcagagaatttgtgaacaaaactttagaatgtttagcagaagtcatggggatacagaaagtaacaattattccatacagacatGAAGCTAAtaggttgtgtgaacgagcaaacaggaaagtgctcgaagctctcaggaag CTGTGTCCTCGTATAAAGCTTTTATACCCTTGTAAAGAGCACCCAAGCATCATTTCCGCACTGCTGTTCGCTAAG ATGAAGGTCCTTTGGCTCCTCCTCCTGTCCACGGCGGCCGTGGCTGCCCAAACCGACGTGCGTGACCTGCTGGGCAAACCAGTCAGCGTCGTCGGCCAAGAAGACTCTGACAACGATGACCTCGAAGCCCTCGGAGGAGTCCAGGCACGATCGACTCCCGTGATCGAGGGGCGgacccgaggaggaggaggaggaagagggagagggagaggaggcagGAATCGAGGCAACAGGGTCGTTGGTGGAGGAGGGCTACAAAGCGGGTCTCTGCTTGGAGCATTTCTTGGAGCGATCGGCAATCCGAACTTTGCGAGCCAAGCTGGTGGCGGAAGTCCCGTTGGAGGAGGATTTGGAGGTCAAGCTGCTGGAGGATTTGGAGGTCAACCCGTTGGAGGACTTGGTGGAGGATTTGGAGGTCAACCCGTTGGAGGATTTGGAGGTCAACCCGCTGGAGGACTTGGTGGAGGATTTGGAGGTCAACCCGTTGGAGGATTTGGAGGTCGACCGTTAGGAGGATTTGGAGGTCGACCTGTAGGAGGAGTTGGAGGTCGACCATTTGGTGGATTTGGAGGTGGTTTCCAGCCTGGTTTTGGGGGAGGTCTTAGCCCTGGTTTTGGAGGCGGTATCAGCCCTGGATTTGGAGGAGGTTTTGGGCCTGGTTTTGGCGGGGGCTTTGGAGGCTTCAAACCAGGCCAGTGCCCTCCAGTGCGCCCTGCGTGTCCTCCAGTGAGAAGTCACTTTGGTCCACAGCCCTGCAATAGTGACGGCAACTGCAGTGGCGTCGATAAATGCTGCTTTGATATCTGCTTGCAGCAGGCTGTCTGCAAACCGCCTCAAGGTGGCTTCGGTCGGTGA